Proteins from a single region of Stigmatella erecta:
- a CDS encoding sensor histidine kinase: MVNAGQATAPGGRVRISTRREGEQVLVVVRDTGAGMSEETKRRLFEPFFTTKAPGVGMGLGLSVAYGIVRAHGGHIEVESELGKGTVFTLALPRVAPVARV, encoded by the coding sequence ATGGTCAACGCGGGGCAGGCCACCGCCCCAGGCGGCAGGGTGCGCATCAGCACGCGCCGCGAGGGTGAGCAGGTCCTCGTGGTGGTGCGGGACACCGGGGCGGGGATGTCCGAGGAGACGAAGCGGCGGCTGTTCGAGCCGTTCTTCACGACCAAGGCCCCCGGGGTGGGCATGGGGCTGGGGCTCTCCGTGGCGTACGGGATTGTCCGGGCCCACGGAGGCCACATCGAGGTGGAGAGCGAGCTGGGCAAGGGAACTGTCTTCACCCTGGCCCTGCCGCGCGTGGCGCCCGTGGCGAGGGTGTGA
- a CDS encoding RCC1 domain-containing protein produces MQSSQGWVRKMLSVWLGLWLAVGCGQATVETDDQALRLSPLWGSQARSRFTAGSSHSLAVRPDGTVWAWGYNAYGQLGDGTSSQHPVPVAVPGLSGVVSVAAGSNHSLAVRSDGTVWAWGYNAYGQVGDGTTSRRPVPGAVQGLSGVVAVAAGDSHSLAVRSDGTVWAWGNNSSGQVGDGTTSQRTVPVAIQGLSGVVAVAAGDSHSLALRSDGTVWAWGYNYSGQVGDGTTSQRTVPVAVPGLSGVVAVVAGQSHSLAVRSDGTVWAWGDNAYGQLGNGTTSRRLVPGAVPGLNGVVALAARSNHSLAVRSDDTVWAWGYNYRGQLGDGTTSQRTVPVAVQGLSGVVAVAAGHSHSLAVRPDGTVWSWGHNAFGQLGNGTTSRRLVPGAVQSVSGVEAVAAGQSHSLAVRSDGTVWAWGYNAYGQLGDGTTSQRPVPVTVPSLSGVEAVAAGSNHSLALRSDGTVWTWGYNYSGQVGDGTTSQRTVPVAVPGLSGVVAVAGGHSHSVALRSNGTVWAWGANGNGQVGDGTRTRRLVPVAVQGLSGVVAVAVGQSHSLALRSDGTVWAWGYNYSGQLGDGTTSQSTVPVAVPGLSGVVAVAAGQSHSLAVRSDGTVWAWGDNGSGRLGDGTTGRSLVPGAVQGLSGVVAVAAGDSHSLAVRLDGTMWAWGANAYGQLGDGTTSQRTVPVAVPGLSGVVAVTAGYNHSLMVHSDGIMRGWGSNEDGQIGDGGPTDYAYTPVLSLF; encoded by the coding sequence ATGCAGAGCAGTCAAGGATGGGTGAGGAAGATGTTGAGCGTATGGCTTGGGCTTTGGCTGGCCGTTGGCTGCGGGCAGGCCACGGTTGAGACGGATGATCAGGCATTGCGCCTTTCGCCTCTCTGGGGCTCTCAGGCGAGGTCCCGTTTCACCGCAGGGAGTTCTCATTCCTTGGCGGTGCGTCCAGACGGCACTGTGTGGGCCTGGGGGTACAACGCCTACGGCCAGTTGGGGGATGGCACCTCGAGCCAACACCCTGTGCCTGTGGCAGTGCCAGGCCTGAGCGGAGTGGTGTCCGTGGCGGCGGGCTCCAACCACTCGCTGGCGGTGCGCTCGGACGGCACCGTGTGGGCCTGGGGGTACAACGCCTACGGTCAGGTGGGGGATGGCACCACGAGCCGGCGCCCAGTGCCTGGGGCGGTGCAAGGCCTGAGCGGGGTGGTGGCCGTGGCGGCGGGCGACTCCCACTCGCTGGCGGTGCGCTCGGACGGCACCGTGTGGGCCTGGGGAAACAACTCCAGCGGCCAGGTGGGGGATGGCACCACGAGCCAACGCACCGTGCCTGTGGCGATACAAGGCCTGAGCGGGGTGGTGGCCGTGGCGGCGGGCGACTCCCACTCGCTGGCGCTGCGCTCGGACGGCACCGTGTGGGCCTGGGGGTACAACTACAGCGGTCAGGTGGGGGATGGCACCACGAGCCAACGCACCGTGCCTGTGGCGGTGCCAGGCCTGAGTGGGGTGGTGGCCGTGGTGGCGGGCCAATCCCACTCACTGGCGGTGCGCTCGGACGGCACCGTGTGGGCCTGGGGGGACAACGCCTACGGCCAGTTGGGGAATGGCACCACGAGCCGACGCTTGGTGCCTGGGGCGGTGCCAGGCCTGAACGGGGTGGTGGCCTTGGCTGCGAGATCCAACCACTCGCTGGCGGTGCGCTCGGACGACACCGTGTGGGCCTGGGGGTACAACTACAGAGGGCAGCTGGGGGATGGCACCACGAGCCAACGCACCGTGCCTGTGGCAGTGCAAGGCCTGAGCGGGGTGGTGGCCGTGGCGGCGGGCCACTCCCACTCGCTGGCGGTGCGTCCAGACGGCACCGTGTGGTCCTGGGGGCACAACGCCTTCGGCCAGTTGGGGAATGGCACCACGAGCCGACGCTTGGTGCCTGGGGCGGTGCAAAGCGTGAGCGGGGTGGAGGCCGTGGCGGCGGGCCAATCCCACTCGCTGGCGGTGCGCTCGGACGGCACCGTGTGGGCCTGGGGGTACAACGCCTACGGCCAGTTGGGGGATGGCACCACGAGCCAACGCCCAGTGCCTGTGACAGTGCCAAGCCTGAGTGGGGTGGAGGCCGTGGCGGCGGGCTCCAACCACTCGCTGGCGTTGCGCTCGGACGGCACCGTGTGGACCTGGGGGTACAACTACAGCGGTCAGGTGGGGGATGGCACCACGAGCCAACGCACCGTGCCTGTGGCGGTGCCAGGCCTGAGCGGGGTGGTGGCCGTCGCGGGGGGCCACTCCCACTCGGTAGCGTTGCGCTCGAACGGCACCGTGTGGGCCTGGGGGGCCAACGGAAACGGCCAGGTGGGGGATGGCACCAGAACCCGACGCTTGGTGCCAGTGGCGGTGCAAGGCCTGAGTGGGGTGGTGGCCGTGGCGGTGGGCCAATCCCACTCGCTGGCGTTGCGCTCGGACGGCACCGTGTGGGCCTGGGGGTACAACTACAGCGGCCAGTTAGGGGATGGCACCACGAGCCAAAGCACCGTGCCCGTGGCGGTGCCAGGCCTGAGTGGGGTGGTGGCCGTCGCGGCGGGCCAATCCCACTCGCTGGCGGTGCGCTCGGACGGCACCGTGTGGGCCTGGGGGGACAACGGCAGCGGCCGGTTGGGGGATGGCACCACGGGCCGATCCTTGGTGCCTGGGGCGGTGCAAGGCCTGAGCGGGGTGGTGGCCGTGGCGGCGGGCGACTCCCACTCGCTGGCGGTGCGCTTGGACGGCACCATGTGGGCCTGGGGGGCCAACGCCTACGGCCAGTTGGGGGATGGCACCACGAGCCAACGCACCGTGCCTGTGGCGGTGCCAGGCCTGAGCGGGGTGGTGGCCGTGACGGCGGGCTACAACCACTCGCTGATGGTGCACTCGGACGGCATCATGCGGGGGTGGGGGTCCAACGAAGACGGCCAGATTGGCGATGGCGGACCTACCGACTACGCATACACGCCCGTTCTCTCCTTGTTCTAA
- a CDS encoding sensor histidine kinase produces MKHELLAVGRAAQLTDSAQARHAVHRVAGWGAGAINVALICAFWGQWRVVSLFVCMGLGITLFNLLFLEWLADRFSSHVVEALRMGVNGTGLCVLGVVTQWHVLLWAFVPFNMFWAFGVGPWVRLRMALYLGAVNTVALLTGARPSMALAFSLIGVIGYLVSERRVEMLREAMVQLETAHQEMRRMHERALKQEHLSSLGLLAAGVAHEINNPMSFVTSNVGSMLRDLREEKALSEVMREYVDDVLPGTLDGIQRVNAIVADLRRFSGGGVDRHTDYDFNAEVEMGLRIAQVQLGHVQVEKELGEVGRVVGHPRQLVQVLVNLMVNAGQATAPGGRVRISTRREGEQILVVVRDTGAGMSEETKRRLFEPFFTTKAPGVGMGLGLSVAYGIVRAHGGHIEVESELGKGTVFTLALPRVAPAASP; encoded by the coding sequence ATGAAACACGAGCTGCTCGCGGTAGGGCGCGCTGCCCAGCTGACGGATTCGGCACAGGCCCGGCACGCCGTTCATCGCGTGGCGGGATGGGGCGCGGGCGCGATCAACGTGGCGTTGATCTGCGCGTTCTGGGGCCAGTGGCGTGTGGTCTCCCTCTTCGTGTGCATGGGCCTCGGGATCACCCTGTTCAACCTCCTCTTCCTCGAGTGGCTGGCGGACAGGTTCTCGTCCCACGTGGTGGAAGCGCTTCGGATGGGCGTCAACGGAACCGGCTTGTGTGTCCTGGGCGTCGTCACCCAGTGGCACGTGCTGCTGTGGGCCTTCGTTCCCTTCAACATGTTCTGGGCCTTCGGGGTTGGCCCGTGGGTCCGGCTGCGCATGGCGCTCTACCTGGGAGCGGTGAACACGGTGGCGCTGCTCACGGGGGCCCGGCCTTCCATGGCGCTGGCTTTCTCCTTGATCGGTGTCATCGGCTACCTGGTGTCCGAGCGCCGGGTGGAGATGTTGCGCGAGGCGATGGTGCAGCTCGAGACCGCTCACCAGGAGATGCGGCGGATGCACGAGCGGGCGCTCAAGCAGGAGCACCTCTCCAGCCTGGGGCTGCTGGCCGCCGGTGTGGCGCATGAGATCAACAACCCGATGAGCTTCGTGACGAGCAATGTCGGCTCGATGCTCCGGGACTTGAGGGAAGAGAAGGCGCTGTCCGAGGTGATGCGCGAGTACGTGGACGATGTGTTGCCGGGCACCCTGGATGGCATCCAGCGGGTGAACGCCATCGTCGCGGACCTGCGCCGCTTCTCGGGGGGCGGGGTCGACCGCCACACGGACTATGACTTCAACGCCGAGGTGGAGATGGGACTGCGCATCGCGCAGGTGCAGCTGGGCCATGTCCAGGTGGAGAAGGAGCTGGGCGAGGTGGGCCGGGTCGTGGGCCATCCGCGGCAGCTCGTCCAGGTGCTGGTGAACCTCATGGTCAACGCGGGGCAGGCCACTGCCCCAGGCGGCAGGGTGCGCATCAGCACGCGCCGCGAGGGTGAGCAGATCCTCGTGGTGGTGCGGGACACCGGGGCGGGGATGTCCGAGGAGACGAAGCGGCGGCTGTTCGAGCCGTTCTTCACGACCAAGGCCCCCGGGGTGGGCATGGGGCTGGGGCTCTCCGTGGCGTACGGGATTGTCCGGGCCCACGGAGGCCACATCGAGGTGGAGAGCGAGCTGGGCAAGGGAACTGTCTTCACCCTGGCCCTGCCGCGCGTGGCGCCCGCGGCAAGTCCGTAG
- a CDS encoding VOC family protein, with product MAASCTFVSYELRTTDVDAAEAFYTALLGWEARREGAARVFWAGSRRVGELMALPERARAQGAPAHWLGHIGVEDVEASARRFVALGAQRLGPVPQPAPGAHVVLLKDPQGAVVALCSGRGDANPGAIAWHELHTTDREHAWACYAELFGWQAAGALELGAEVGTYQLFTWGGARQNVGGMANTARLPSIHTHWLFYLPVKDLDATLPVLRSLGGKLVNGPMRVPSGDRVAQCEDPQGAAFALYQGASDALPAAPSAPR from the coding sequence ATGGCGGCTTCCTGCACTTTCGTTTCCTATGAACTCCGAACCACGGACGTGGACGCGGCCGAGGCCTTCTACACGGCGCTCCTGGGCTGGGAGGCCCGGCGCGAGGGCGCAGCCCGGGTGTTCTGGGCGGGCTCCCGGCGCGTGGGGGAGCTCATGGCCTTGCCGGAGCGGGCCCGGGCCCAGGGCGCCCCGGCCCACTGGCTGGGCCACATTGGCGTCGAGGACGTGGAGGCGTCCGCGCGCCGCTTCGTGGCCCTCGGGGCGCAGCGGCTGGGACCCGTGCCGCAGCCCGCCCCGGGAGCGCACGTGGTTCTGCTGAAGGATCCGCAGGGCGCGGTGGTCGCGCTGTGCTCGGGCCGGGGGGACGCGAATCCGGGGGCCATCGCGTGGCACGAGCTCCACACGACCGACCGCGAGCACGCCTGGGCCTGCTACGCGGAGCTGTTCGGCTGGCAGGCCGCCGGGGCGTTGGAGCTGGGCGCCGAGGTGGGCACCTACCAGCTGTTCACCTGGGGCGGCGCCCGGCAGAACGTGGGGGGAATGGCCAACACGGCCCGCCTTCCCTCCATTCACACCCACTGGCTCTTCTACCTGCCGGTGAAGGACCTGGATGCGACCCTCCCGGTGCTCCGGTCGCTGGGAGGCAAGCTCGTGAATGGACCGATGCGGGTGCCCAGCGGTGACCGCGTCGCCCAGTGCGAGGATCCCCAGGGCGCTGCCTTTGCCCTGTATCAAGGCGCGAGCGATGCGTTGCCGGCAGCGCCTTCGGCCCCCAGGTGA
- a CDS encoding discoidin domain-containing protein encodes MNPIPHLIQGARSAWSRWASASTGLLLVGLMALAPAAAQAQTNLAKGKTVTVSSSDGVFTGPSAVDGDGGTRWSSGFTDNEWIYVDLGASTAISRVTLNWETAYGKSYKIQISANATSWTDVATVTNGDGGIDDLTVTGTGRYVRMLGVQRAIGYGYSLWEFEVYGSGGSTPTGDLAKGRPATASSTENNDPNLAATYAVDGNAGTRWSSASLDAQWIRVDLGSAQQIGQVVLDWEGAYAKTYTIQGSTDDVNWTTLASITSGAPGREEINVSGTARYVRMLGGERGTGYGYSLWSFEVYKSGGGTTPPPQTGNQTIQLTFPDVAYAKVNVSPTPLSVSPTPPEGLSTPSVVNKGVFTYTLTFPANTTVTMSKNQYSGSVPNTDIRLVVTTSSGTQRAQSVTALAVQGAQWQVEVFSTGTQPPPTGGPIIPDPYVHPAPPPTTGAFALSAPAEGAMITTTRRPTLSWAAVTGASSYKVYVNITRNDYDWMAPGNLLNRFTEVGNVTGTSFTLNQDLVDRWTYKWYVVAQLSGGSTSRSNLRTFSVYLPKVETASDGVNLINGARDMNKNGTIEPYEDWRNPIATRVNDLMGRLTLHEKALQLFFNAKEFPGAGFTMGPLSTEDITNFQVTAAGTRLGIPIVDAGDSIHGFKTSWPTQPGLAASRNIQNAWEMGDMQRREQIAVGSRGTLSPLAEVGTKVLYPRIQEGSGEDADLAAGLTRALIAGLQGGPEVNPHSVWVTTKHWPGQGAGGEGGIVYDGTSIHYHMRPWHAAIEANTSGIMPGYAGSSLLGPEGGGAGDNVGILNYLRQNMGYNGIICTDWLPDSAWINAAKAGSDVMGGANPGQMGNFETAVPLSRLDEAVRRVLDLKFRLGVFEDPYREGAAGTSAWHTADNKFLARRAAQESLTLLKNDGALPLRLAAGSKLVIAGPRADDPACMVTWRSDFHGTEFGDPTIYQALKARAEAAGITVYKDAAPAGVTPNAAIVVVGESYFTHGTEWDKEKPYLPGDPIGPAHDAKWGNQYGVITGFKSQGIPTTTVLILPRPYILTNVVPQTNALLAVYRPGDMGGYAIADLLFGDVLPRGQLPWQLPRSMAQLGTDVPNNQLEKWDLPFDLGATEAQRTTIRQKIAAGEHILPIYGDPLFQYGAGIQGFGLTDSTPPAAFTLQTPANGATITGTRPPFAWTASNDPNTGIQKYELFIDGVLIPSATTKGTSAAVPGLALANGAHTWYVKAYNWANGSTTSATFSFTLSDTTPPAAFSALVPAAGSTASANPTQFIWEQTTDVGAGVSKYVLIVDNVDRTPAITGTTYTGITTNLALGKNASASSSEFGSPNDAVDGNLNTRWSSVNTGTNPDGATFTVDLGGVYSVKRVLINWEAAYGSQYVIEASLDGTTWKALYTESAGNGGTDDLTGLSGVGRYVRMRGVKRFTTFGYSFWEFQVYGVGTEQTSVSGLAAGAHTWRVRAVDGANNSTLSNGPLSFTK; translated from the coding sequence ATGAATCCAATCCCTCATCTCATCCAGGGCGCACGCAGCGCCTGGAGCCGGTGGGCGAGCGCATCCACGGGCCTGTTGCTCGTGGGCCTGATGGCGCTCGCGCCAGCGGCCGCGCAAGCCCAAACCAATCTTGCCAAGGGCAAGACCGTCACCGTGTCCTCGAGCGACGGTGTGTTCACAGGTCCCTCCGCCGTGGACGGCGATGGGGGCACGCGGTGGAGCAGCGGCTTCACCGACAACGAATGGATTTACGTGGACCTGGGCGCCTCCACGGCCATCAGCCGGGTGACGCTCAACTGGGAGACGGCCTACGGCAAGAGCTACAAGATCCAGATCTCCGCCAACGCGACGAGCTGGACGGATGTGGCCACCGTCACCAATGGGGACGGCGGCATCGATGATTTGACCGTGACCGGTACCGGCCGCTACGTGCGCATGCTCGGCGTGCAGCGCGCCATCGGCTACGGCTACTCCCTGTGGGAGTTCGAAGTCTACGGCAGCGGCGGCTCCACCCCCACGGGGGATCTGGCCAAGGGCCGGCCCGCCACCGCCTCCAGCACCGAGAACAACGATCCCAACCTCGCGGCCACCTACGCGGTGGACGGCAATGCCGGCACGCGCTGGTCCTCGGCCTCGCTCGATGCCCAGTGGATCCGCGTGGACCTGGGCTCGGCCCAGCAGATTGGCCAGGTGGTGCTCGACTGGGAAGGTGCCTACGCCAAGACGTACACCATCCAGGGCTCCACGGATGACGTGAACTGGACCACCCTGGCCTCCATCACCAGCGGGGCACCGGGCCGCGAGGAGATCAACGTCTCGGGCACCGCGCGCTATGTGCGCATGCTCGGCGGCGAGCGCGGCACGGGCTATGGCTACTCGCTCTGGTCGTTCGAGGTCTACAAGTCCGGGGGCGGCACCACGCCCCCGCCGCAGACGGGCAACCAGACCATCCAGCTCACGTTCCCGGACGTGGCCTACGCGAAGGTCAACGTCTCGCCCACCCCCCTGAGCGTCTCGCCCACCCCGCCCGAGGGCCTGTCGACCCCGTCCGTGGTCAACAAGGGCGTCTTCACCTACACGCTCACCTTCCCGGCCAACACCACGGTGACGATGTCCAAGAACCAGTACTCGGGCTCGGTGCCCAACACCGACATCCGCCTGGTGGTCACCACGTCCTCGGGCACCCAGCGCGCGCAGAGCGTGACGGCGCTCGCCGTGCAGGGCGCGCAGTGGCAGGTGGAGGTGTTCTCCACCGGCACCCAGCCGCCGCCCACCGGAGGCCCCATCATCCCGGATCCGTACGTGCACCCGGCCCCGCCGCCCACCACGGGTGCGTTCGCCCTGAGCGCCCCGGCCGAGGGCGCGATGATCACCACCACCCGCCGCCCCACGCTCTCGTGGGCCGCCGTCACCGGCGCCTCCAGCTACAAGGTCTACGTCAACATCACCCGCAACGACTATGACTGGATGGCCCCGGGCAACCTGCTCAACCGCTTCACCGAGGTGGGCAACGTCACGGGCACCTCCTTCACGCTCAACCAGGACCTCGTCGACCGGTGGACGTACAAGTGGTACGTCGTGGCCCAGCTGTCGGGCGGGAGCACCAGCCGCTCCAACCTGCGCACCTTCAGCGTCTACCTGCCCAAGGTCGAGACCGCCAGCGACGGCGTGAACCTCATCAACGGCGCGCGCGACATGAACAAGAACGGCACCATCGAGCCGTACGAGGATTGGCGCAACCCCATCGCCACGCGCGTCAATGACTTGATGGGCCGGCTGACGCTGCACGAGAAGGCGCTGCAGCTGTTCTTCAACGCCAAGGAGTTCCCGGGCGCGGGCTTCACCATGGGCCCCCTGTCCACCGAGGACATCACCAACTTCCAGGTGACGGCCGCCGGGACGCGCCTGGGCATCCCGATCGTCGACGCGGGCGACTCCATCCACGGCTTCAAGACGAGCTGGCCCACGCAGCCGGGCCTGGCCGCCTCGCGCAACATCCAGAACGCCTGGGAGATGGGCGACATGCAGCGGCGCGAGCAGATCGCCGTGGGCAGCCGCGGCACCCTGTCGCCGCTCGCCGAGGTGGGCACCAAGGTGCTCTACCCCCGCATCCAGGAGGGCAGCGGCGAGGACGCGGATCTGGCCGCCGGCCTCACGCGCGCGCTCATCGCCGGCCTCCAGGGCGGCCCCGAGGTGAACCCCCACTCCGTGTGGGTCACCACCAAGCACTGGCCGGGCCAGGGCGCCGGTGGCGAGGGCGGCATCGTCTACGACGGCACCTCCATCCACTACCACATGCGTCCGTGGCACGCGGCCATCGAGGCCAACACCTCCGGCATCATGCCCGGCTACGCCGGCAGCTCGCTGCTGGGGCCCGAGGGCGGCGGCGCCGGCGACAACGTCGGCATCCTCAACTACCTGCGCCAGAACATGGGCTACAACGGCATCATCTGCACGGACTGGCTGCCCGACAGCGCGTGGATCAACGCCGCCAAGGCGGGCTCCGACGTGATGGGCGGCGCCAACCCCGGCCAGATGGGCAACTTCGAGACGGCGGTTCCGCTGTCCCGCCTCGATGAGGCCGTCCGCCGCGTGCTGGACTTGAAGTTCCGCCTGGGCGTGTTCGAGGATCCGTACCGCGAGGGTGCCGCGGGCACCTCCGCCTGGCACACCGCGGACAACAAGTTCCTGGCGCGCCGCGCCGCCCAGGAGTCGCTGACGCTGCTCAAGAACGACGGCGCCCTGCCCTTGCGGCTGGCCGCGGGCTCGAAGCTCGTCATCGCGGGCCCCCGCGCGGATGATCCGGCCTGCATGGTCACCTGGCGCTCGGACTTCCACGGCACGGAGTTCGGCGATCCGACCATCTACCAGGCGCTCAAGGCGCGCGCCGAGGCCGCGGGCATCACCGTCTACAAGGATGCGGCCCCCGCCGGGGTGACGCCCAACGCCGCCATCGTGGTGGTGGGCGAGAGCTACTTCACCCACGGCACCGAGTGGGACAAGGAGAAGCCCTACCTGCCGGGCGATCCGATCGGCCCCGCGCACGACGCGAAGTGGGGAAACCAGTACGGCGTCATCACCGGCTTCAAGTCGCAGGGCATCCCCACCACCACGGTGCTCATCCTGCCGCGCCCCTACATCCTGACGAACGTGGTGCCGCAGACCAACGCGCTGCTGGCGGTCTACCGTCCCGGTGACATGGGCGGCTATGCGATCGCCGACCTGCTGTTCGGCGACGTGCTGCCCCGCGGCCAGCTGCCCTGGCAGCTGCCGCGCTCCATGGCGCAGCTCGGCACCGACGTGCCGAACAACCAGCTGGAGAAGTGGGACCTGCCGTTCGACCTGGGCGCCACCGAGGCCCAGCGCACCACCATCCGGCAGAAGATCGCCGCCGGCGAGCACATCCTGCCCATCTACGGCGACCCGCTCTTCCAGTACGGCGCGGGCATCCAGGGCTTCGGGCTGACGGACTCCACCCCGCCCGCGGCGTTCACGCTCCAGACGCCCGCCAACGGCGCCACCATCACCGGCACGCGGCCTCCGTTCGCGTGGACGGCGAGCAACGATCCGAACACGGGCATCCAGAAGTACGAGCTCTTCATCGATGGCGTCCTCATCCCGTCGGCGACCACCAAGGGCACCTCGGCCGCGGTCCCGGGCCTGGCGCTCGCCAATGGCGCGCACACCTGGTACGTGAAGGCGTACAACTGGGCGAACGGCTCCACCACCTCGGCCACGTTCAGCTTCACGCTGAGCGACACCACGCCCCCGGCGGCCTTCTCGGCGCTGGTCCCGGCGGCAGGCTCCACGGCCTCGGCCAATCCCACGCAGTTCATCTGGGAGCAGACCACCGACGTGGGCGCTGGCGTCTCCAAGTACGTCCTCATCGTGGACAACGTGGACCGCACGCCCGCCATCACGGGCACCACCTACACGGGCATCACCACCAACCTGGCGCTGGGCAAGAACGCCTCGGCCTCCTCCTCCGAGTTCGGCAGCCCGAACGACGCGGTGGACGGCAACCTGAACACGCGCTGGTCCAGCGTGAACACCGGTACCAACCCGGACGGGGCCACCTTCACGGTGGACCTGGGCGGCGTGTATTCGGTCAAGCGCGTGCTCATCAACTGGGAGGCCGCATACGGCAGCCAGTACGTCATCGAGGCCTCGCTGGATGGCACCACCTGGAAGGCGCTCTACACGGAGAGCGCCGGCAACGGTGGAACCGATGACCTGACGGGCCTGAGCGGCGTGGGCCGGTACGTGCGGATGCGCGGCGTGAAGCGCTTCACCACGTTCGGCTACTCGTTCTGGGAGTTCCAGGTGTATGGCGTGGGCACGGAGCAGACCTCGGTGAGCGGTCTGGCCGCCGGGGCTCACACCTGGCGGGTGCGCGCGGTGGATGGCGCCAACAACAGCACGCTGTCCAACGGGCCCCTCTCCTTCACCAAGTAG